Part of the Oreochromis aureus strain Israel breed Guangdong linkage group 20, ZZ_aureus, whole genome shotgun sequence genome, TCCACTGACCCTGCCGCCTACACACTGAAGGAGTGACACACACGCACCCTGCCACATAAATACAtactgactgaaaaaaaaaagacagacacagacacacacacactgcaaaatGACAACAAACCCACACAAAACTAAGGCTGAAGATTTCATTCTTAAAAATAAAGACTCAGCTCAAAcccaaacataaaaaaagagaaaaaaatgtgtgtgatgCTGGAAGAAAAGTCGGAGAGTATCTGATTCTCCTTGCTGCTGCTACTACTGCTGCCCAGTACGGGGCAGTATTCAGGATGTGAGCTGACTTGGTTTTAAAACAGACCTTGCTGTATGAGGACGAAGGAGTCTCGAACGGacttgaatgaaaagaaaagaaagagagaggtgGAACCCCGACGTTCTCTTTCAtggttttttctttcagactaTTGCTGTATATAAAGAGACTGAGCTGTAGAACTAGAAGCTTTTTCATGCCACACCTCAGCCTGAATCCAAACTCTAAATATTGCACCTCAACTCTAAACCCTCGCCTGATCTCTCAGCCCTTTATTACATAACCCTTAAATGCAATCAGTCTCTGCTTTTCTGTCATTCTccgtctttctctttctctcttaaaaacacactcacatgctGACGGCTCACTTGAAAGTGTGTAGATCTTTGGAGTTTACAGAAGTAGATTTTTGCACCTTATTGTTCATTAGAGGTCCGGGTGGCTGTCATTATGTTACCTCATCAGTCACTGAAGCAGATAGGACATAAAGTACACACCAGTGATATTGAAATGAAGAAGACCCAAACAgataaaccaaaaaacaaaaaaaagttaagcAATTCACCACCCATGGACAGATATATTGCACAAATCATTACTGCAGTTAAAAACACTCAGCAATCCACATACCAGTAGTAGACATAAATTATATTTGTCACGTTCTTATATGCTGTAAAGAACACTACGCTGCAACATGCTCCTCTTTCTGTACATGAGGAAGTTATCGTTGAAGGACAGAGAGGTAAAAGTGTACAAATCCTAACCTGCTTATTATTAGACACCTCCCTCCTCTTTTGCCTTGACTCAGAAGTTGTCTGGATTTGTTGTCTGATGTGCAGGTATTGATGTTGAGCTCTTCTACAAGAGGTGATCAAAAAGTCCTGAGGACATGTCTATAAAAATCCAAAGCTGGCCAATGTTGCGTTGGAGCGCTTTCAGCGCAGTGCAGAGGTGCACAGGAAGCTGTCTCACTGGAAGTCCAGTTCTGTTAGCCCCATACCTGTGCCTCCATGATTAATGCCGGATCTCCTTAAAGCGACAACCCTTCATCCATGGCGATTGTGCTGGTTAGCCAAGACGTGATGGTACACTGGTATGCACTGCAGTTCAGATGGATTCCCCCTCAGGCTCCTCAGGACATTACAGTAGAACATTACAATAGGAAACTCCCAGTCTCACTCCTTATCTGACACGCTGCCTTCAGAACACTCCTTGGTAAAAGCTGAAGACCCGGGTCTCATCATCAGGGTTGATACTTCGCACAAAATCCGTGTCAGTTTGAAACAGAAGTTTATATTTTCTATTAGAAGTTTTTAGCCCATGGTGCAATCTCAGAGTGCACACTGTGTGGTCAGAACGAGACTTCAGTGGAGCGATCAAAAAATAAGAGCCGTGTTGCATTGGTAAATTTTATTCTGGTGAGACATTTGATTTTTATGCACAGGTTCTCAGAACTTTTTGATCACACCTCATATTTGCACCCAATTTTACCTCTTTAGATCATGAGTGGATCATCCAACATCCCCACCTTTCCCATCCCAACTctatgtattatttttttttaatctgtataTATGATCATATGTTTTACTTGTCAGAAGCAAAGAAAATTCCAGGATGCTGTTCTCAGTCTTTACAGTAGGTGACTGGCTGGGGACGTGTTGCACATTCCTTGAGCTCAGGACTTATtccttgtgttgttttgtggatGCTGTGAGGTACAGATCGTCTTGTATGTTTCATCCCCGATAGAAGTGGCCTGAAACCCTTTGCAAAGCTGGCTTAAATTGTATGCAAGGTACAATTTATCAGCATCAACCTGTCAATTTCTGTCACCCGTTCTCTGTTTATTTGACTCAGATGTTGCTGTTAAGAGACTACCTTACCCATGTCTATTCTTGTCATCTCTCTAAGCATGTTTCTGTATTGAACACCAGTGGTTTTAATTGGTATATGAAATAGCTGCTGCTGGAGAAGGAATACCTCCTTTAAATTTTGCATGAGACATTATGACCTTGTCACGTGATCTCTACACCAAACACCACCTTACCATCTGGAGACCGTACCGTACACGAAGACAGAAGTGTGACGTGCAGGCAGCACTGGGACTAAATAGTTTGAATGAAAAATCTGAATTATCCAATACGTGTATAATACAGCAGAAACTGTCATGTAGCCCGTCTAACTGGGCTGAGTATTTAACAGGACTTGAAGCGCTCAGACACACTGTTGTTTCATGCTGTTATTATTACAGGctgccaaaaaacaacaacaaaaaagaaaaataggacCAAAGTAAGTCCTCCAAGCACCAGGTGTTCAAGCACACAACTGTTTCACACACCAAAATCTGCTGACATGTTAACATGTACTGTATCTGTGAGATGGCCTGTGATTTTAGTTTGGATTTTCCTGTACCTCGGGCACTGACAGGGTCATTTCTGCATCTTTCTTAATTTTTTATAAAACTGATTCAGAAAATGATCACATGTCAGTAACTGTCAGAAGGACTACTTATTTTCCCAGAGTGTGACAGTATGTAGCATGTACATAGATGGTCCCCCACTCTGTATATACAAAAGTGTACAGGTTTGATACAGCTATTAACattctggctttttttttggcttttcttCAGTCGTAGCAATATTTCTGTAATCAATAAAAAGCCATGGTACTAGGATGGGTATGAttgcatttgtgtttatttaggAAGGCGTGAGAGACTGTGAATGATCAaactgtgacataacttatcacaggtttagttgttttctgttttacatgCTGGATCCAAAAGGCTGAAATGAAGTATCATGTTGCAAAATGAGTATAAGACACTGATTATtttgattgattttattttatgtttttcaatCAATGAAAGCCATAAAGGTTATATAGAAGGACAGACCTTAAGAAGCAAAGAGGATGTGTACAcctaataaaaaattaaaaatcatgtaattacttttttcttGTGTTAAATCTGTTGCGAAATCAGTTTCGCCCCGGTTCTTTGATTCGTCGAGGGATCCAGAAACGGCACCGGAACTtcagtagttatttttacaaaatctttattcatcttcattcatcttcatttaagcatgcacttctagaagggaagacgaggccggtgtccctctgaaacaatcttcacccctttctTAGTTCCACCCAGCTTTATagaagcgaccccatcataaatccccatgtgtgctgcaaactctgtgtctatgtgcacgagcacatgagcgcctgtgtgtgcgcgtacccgcgtgtctatgtgagtgctcgTGACTGACTGTGTGTGCATACCTGGTATGAgcgtgcacgtgagtgagtgtgcatgtggatgtgtgagtgtatcagttaaaacactgtgggtgtgtgtctcttcctaggggccataaataccatctcccctccagaccacagttaccAAGTTAcatgttgagacccccacacaggtatcctctggggaatttccactcagcataaACTCTCTTTGTTCtcactttcacagttcaactgggagggtctcctaagatctactcctaagttcatgacacagtcaggcctttatttatatccagggcagtgtcagtgtctctaccataattctacattctatcttaacacatttctaaactctaaaataaactaaacattcctacatatctaaactctaaaataagctaaacattcctacaaaTCTTTTGAATATACGTTACTATCAAGTGTTCTTTACTATTACTATCACAGGGTTTTAGCAGTTTGCTGCAAAACATAAATTTCTAGTTTAGCTTCTGCCTACATTTCTTCATTGTGAAAATTAAGgtccactttgttaggtacacctattTAACTGCTAGTTAATGCAgctatctaatcagccaatcacatagcGGCGGCTCAATGCAATTATTCACGTAGACATGATCAAGACGACCTGTTGATTGTAGCATGAAGCACCAGATGGGCTAGTCTGAGTAATTCAGAAGCTGCTGATATTTTTGCAcataaccatctctagggtCGACAGAGAGCGGTCCAAATAAagagagtgagcagcagttctctgggagaaaataccttgttgatgccagatgtAGGAGGAGAATGGACAGGCCGCTTCAAACTGGCAACAGTAACTTAAATAACTGATTgttctgtcagctaagaacaagcaacagtaactcagaTACCAAGGCATGCTGAAGAGCgtctctgaatgcacaaacCACATTGAACGTTGAAGCAGattggctacagcagcagaagaccaccaaaattggacaaataAAGACTGGAAAAACTTTGTCTGGTTtgatgagtctcgatttctgctgcaGGATTCAGGTGTCAGGGTCAGAAACAACATGTAAACCTTGattcatcctgccttgtatcaacagctGATGTGTATAGTGGCAGTGTAACTGCgagggggatattttcttggcacatttGGGGCCTGAGTGTGTTCATCTTCTGATGACTGCtgacaccatgtcacaaagctcagatcatattaaactggtttcttgaacatgacaagttcactgtactcagacGGTTTCAATCTAACATAGAAACTTTGAGATGAGAGCTAATGGGAGATTCGCATTATGGATGTACAGCTGTCAAATCTGCAGTAACTGTGTGATATTGTCAtctcaatatggaccaaaatctctgagaaatgtttcctctatgctgaatctatgccacaaaaaaatcaaaccagATCTGAAAGCAAAAGAGGCGTACCTAAAAAGTGTGCCAGTGTTTCAGCCAGGTGAGATAATTCAGCTCCTGACTGACAGACTGAAGTAAACAGAGGCTATTTTGCTCACATATGTGAGGTTTTATCTTTTAAATAATGTCTGCAAACAAACTGTGAGTTGTGCAGTCTCAATAGTTCTTGattaatgtaactgtatttttattctttaaaagaGATAAAAAGCAATGACACCATCTACAATATCAATGACAGAGGACAAGAAAGATGTTGTGTTGTTGTCTGAATacataaaaggaaaagaagccTGCCTGAACagggaaatctttttttttttattactgctgcttttattactgttatgTTTTATGCCTTAATACATAGATTTGTGCAACCTTCTTCCTCATTGCATCATTTTTACTCTCTGATATTTTGTTTACGTTTGTGAAAACCATCTTGCAGTACATTGCAGAAGTTGTCTTGACTTTGTTCTGATAATCAGGATGCGCCTCTggagtgataataataataatttctacACATTTCTATTCCAAAGATTTTTTAGGCACAATTTTCTTGGGGGTCTTGATTACAGACGCAACAGTGGTCTCGTTCTCAGATGTTTGCGGCTCGGAGGACCAGGGGTTCCATCCACACAGAACCGCAGCAACAGTGTAGCCTCGaaactggaaacacacacacaaacacaggatcATGGTTGGTCATGAACATACAGCATGAGCCTGAATccctctttgtgtttgtttgtatgtgtgaattTCAGTGTACTTTAAACCAGCTTACCTGTCTGTTCATGAAAATGTATATGATGGGGTTGTAGACAGTGCTGCTTTTTGCAAAGTACACAGGAATGGTAGCGATGACAGGGTCGACATATAGACTGGAGTCTATCATGACAGCAAGTGCAAGTGCGGCATATGGCAGCCAGGTGACTAGGAAGGCCAGCACCATCACCACTACCATGCGCGCCACCTGCATCTCTACACGACttgtgcttcctgtttcagaTACCTGCAGCTTGGTCACCTAGGAAAAACATTCAAGGGCAAAGGACTCCATTATGTTTTCAATACAATCAACAAAAATATAAGGTGTGCGCAGCCTCTTTGTTGCTCACCTGGCGGAGAGTCCATAAAAGCCGCGAGTAAGAAACCATGACGACAGAAAAGGGCAAGGCAAAGCAAAGGAAGAAGAATATTATCATGTAGGACATGTCCCCAACATCACGGCTATGCCATTTAGGAGCACAGGAGGTTTTGACCCCCTCCAACTCAAAAGTTCCCCACCCAAACAGAGGTGGAGTGCTCCACACAAATGACCACACCCAGGACAGTACCACTCCAGCAACTGCATGCCTGAGGACAACAGAGATGGTGTCTGACATGCTTGGTACAACAAGGAACATTCCCAAGTGAGACCTTGATGGTCACTACTGTACCTGGTCTGGAAGAGGACCGCACCCATGGGATAAC contains:
- the parapinopsina gene encoding parapinopsin a; translated protein: MESAAFHRNSSSSNSSANTELLSRTGYTILAVIMGVFSVAGIILNVVVIVVTVKHRQLRQPLSYALVNLAVCDLGCAVFGGLPTTVTSAMGYFNLGRVGCVLEAFAVSFFGIASLCTVAVISVERYVVVCYPMGAVLFQTRHAVAGVVLSWVWSFVWSTPPLFGWGTFELEGVKTSCAPKWHSRDVGDMSYMIIFFFLCFALPFSVVMVSYSRLLWTLRQVTKLQVSETGSTSRVEMQVARMVVVMVLAFLVTWLPYAALALAVMIDSSLYVDPVIATIPVYFAKSSTVYNPIIYIFMNRQFRGYTVAAVLCGWNPWSSEPQTSENETTVASVIKTPKKIVPKKSLE